From the Mesorhizobium koreense genome, the window GCACCAACGCCGCCCGTTGTTCCTTGTTCAATCCGTTGAGATAAAGCGATCCCATCCTACGCCCCCTGCGCGTTCAATCGGTTGCCCTTAGGTTCGTAGTTGCGGAAATGCTTCGCCACCGCCTGGAAGCGCGGCTCCCAGTCCCAGCCTTCGTGGAAGGTCTCGAAGATATGGCGGAGCTGGTCTTCGCTCAGGCCGTAGAGATGCGCGACGACGGCATCGAGTTCGTCAATCATGTCCTGTTTCACATCCGGCGCGAGCGGCCCATGTTCGACGCCGACTTTTTCCGCCCATCCGGCGAAGCGCTCGTCGGGTGCGGCGAGGCGGCCGGACAATGCTACGGCACGTTGCCAGAGCCGATCTGTTCGCAGAGGGCGAGGAACTGGAAGTGGATTGAACACGAAGTAGTTCACATGCGTCTCGACATATCGCCGCGCATACCAGTCGAGCGGACGTGAACTTAGAACGGCGAGTAAAAAGGCCTGGTCCTGCTCGTCCCCACGTGGCCACATGACTTGAGGCGCGGTGTTTGCTAAAAAGACAGACTGCGGAACGAGAGCTGCACGGACAGTTCTGGTGTCAGTAGCGCGGCTGATGTCCCGAACCGCGATGCGTGGACTATGACACGCCAACGTCCTTCGGTCCTGCCGGTAAGCGACTGAAAATTCGCCATGGACGCTGTCGCGGGAGGAGCGGCCGGCCCGCAGTCGTTTGTGATAGATGAAGTCCTGAGCGCCGGTCGGTTCTGCCCAGGCGTAGTAGGTGCTGGATCCCCGGTCAGACTCCCACAAGTCGAACGACTCGCCCTTAAAGACAGGCCAGCATCCGTCCGGCTGCTCCTCCTGAAAAACCATAAGGTTACGCTGGTTGGTGGCGTCCAATTCCCGGTCGGGTCTGGCGCGCCAACTCTTGCCGTCATTCAAATCGAGACGAGGCGCCTTTCGCAGTTGCGCGAATACTTCGAGTGACTGCTCGGTGGGTAGCAGCGGCAACGAGGCCGTATCGTTCCAGGAGAGAATTTCCGCCGCGGCGAAGCGGGCGGGCGCTTTCTCGTGGCCGGCATCGAAGACGGCCTTGGCGGCGAATGGTCCCCGCAATCCGATTGTCTTGCCTTCAGACTGACCCCGCTCGATGGCGACAAAGGCGATCGTATAGCGGTGCTCGGCTTCGTCGAAGACCCAGCCGGCACGATTGAGAACCATTGTAAGATCGACGCTCGCCGCCTTTTGGAACATCGCCTTGCGGAACAGTTCCGACCCTTTGGCGGCGAAGGCGCTGCGCGGCAGCACGACACCGATCCGGCCGCCATTCTCGTGGGCCAGGTTCCAGAAGCGCCACATGAAAGCCTTGTAGAGGTCAGGGTCGCCCGTTCCCATGCCGGGATAGACGCCCGAGGTGAGCGCCTTGCGAACACCGGCCATCTCCGTGACTTCCGCGTCAAGTTCCGCCGCCAGGTCAGGCCGCTCCTTGCGTAACCTTGCGCGTTCCCTCTCCATTTCCGCCTGCGACAGCCCGCGCAGGCCCGGGAAATGCCGCGCCCAGAAGGCATGGTCCTCCACTGTCGCCTCCTGCCATGGCGGATTGCCGAGCAGCACGTCGAAGCCAGAGCGCTTGCGCAGGAAGACTTCCGGGAAGGCGACCGGAAAGTGGAAAATGGCAAGCTGCCGCAGTTCACCAAGGGCGCGCGATGCCTGTGCATTCGCGGCTATCCGCCGCCGATCCTGCTCCCAAGTTGCGAAGTTAACTGGAAATTTTGGGTCGAGGCGCTTTGCGACCACGACATCGCAGAGCGCCTGCGTGTCCGCCACCGCCTCTTTCGCTTCCTCCAAAGCCGCGCGCGCTTCTTTGATGTCAGCCATGGTTGCGTCGGAGATGTTGGCAAGCCGCCGCAACGGTTTCGCGGCTTTGCCGAGCAAGGCTTCCGCGTCGAGCCTGATCAACTCTCCGCTTTCAGCCTCGAACGCCTCGCGGATTTCCGCCACAGTGCCGACGCCGATGAGCGCGTTGCCGTGGACCAGATTGTGGTTGAGCACGCTGAGCGGCAGGCCGGGCACGAAGGTATGAATCCAGATCGCCAGCCGCGCCAGTTCCACCGAAAGATTGTTGAGATCGACGCCATAGATGCAGCGCCGCGCGATCAGCCGGCGCAGCAGTTCGCCATCCTCAATCGTGATTTCGTCGGCCAGTTCGCCAAGCTGCTTTTTCGCCGCCTGGCGCAGCCGGTCGAGTTCGGCGCGCACGCCCGCCGCTCCGGGCGCGTCCTTGCCGGCCAGGTAGTCAGCGAAATGCTTTTCGATGCGATCGACCGCAGCCACCAGGAAATGGCCGGAGCCCATGGCGATGTCGGCGACGCGGAAATCGAAGAAGGCTTCCGCCGCTTCCGGCTCGTCGAGCGCCGCCACCCGCGCCAAATGCGCCTCCAGCGCCGGCGCCAGCGCGCGGTCGAGCAGGTGTTCGACAGCGAAGCTCTTGGTGAAATAGCTGCCTGACGCCTTGCGAGCGCCTGAGCGGTCGTGGAGATAGATTTCGCCCTTGCGCACGACCGGCATTTGTTTCGCCTTGAGCGGCACATATGAGCCGTTCCTGTCGGTGACGAGATCCTGCTCGGCGACCGAAAGCTCGGATTCCAGCAGGCCTTCGTAGATGGTGCCGAACTCACGCACGCCGAGTGAGCGGAAGTCCACTGGCGCCAGCGGTCCATCACCAAGGTCGGTCAGCAGCAGCGCCGTCAGAGCCGGCTCGAAGACGGCGTTAGGCAAGGCGATCCTGGCCAGTTCCGCGCCGGCCTGCGATACCGCCGGGTCGTCGGTG encodes:
- a CDS encoding Eco57I restriction-modification methylase domain-containing protein; translation: MSPFLEDLSKRPLTQSAEGLAPLGLYIGPGQLGLEVAVYTSAGRPSSAALLKAWKERRGGRSTPLLTVALHDGKAWLCGPSGENLPIHAAKEANAIERLCAAALKQPDRHAALLFLGQALPSLDTAAPGLRNQGLFALHELTEDAPRRSDWAEHEKRAGAILQDGAEGQDLLRRLGFSVERLDNMTSLLKGVDRRLALAVLLDRDEVPEAGSDRFNKLSPVSYAFSKANAENLDWVLMLQGDRLRLYPARENVGVGRRGRTETYLELQTSLLARKHLGFLSLIFSADSLRPDGAVKKLLDDSGRFASNLATRLRDRIYDQVMPLLANGVAAARALKNPTASDLDLTYRMAITVLFRLLFVAYAEDRDLLPYQHSEAYRRRSLKQKAHELAEHARKLVEPTPGTSHWQEVNRVWTAIAKGDIELSVPAYNGGLFTDDPAVSQAGAELARIALPNAVFEPALTALLLTDLGDGPLAPVDFRSLGVREFGTIYEGLLESELSVAEQDLVTDRNGSYVPLKAKQMPVVRKGEIYLHDRSGARKASGSYFTKSFAVEHLLDRALAPALEAHLARVAALDEPEAAEAFFDFRVADIAMGSGHFLVAAVDRIEKHFADYLAGKDAPGAAGVRAELDRLRQAAKKQLGELADEITIEDGELLRRLIARRCIYGVDLNNLSVELARLAIWIHTFVPGLPLSVLNHNLVHGNALIGVGTVAEIREAFEAESGELIRLDAEALLGKAAKPLRRLANISDATMADIKEARAALEEAKEAVADTQALCDVVVAKRLDPKFPVNFATWEQDRRRIAANAQASRALGELRQLAIFHFPVAFPEVFLRKRSGFDVLLGNPPWQEATVEDHAFWARHFPGLRGLSQAEMERERARLRKERPDLAAELDAEVTEMAGVRKALTSGVYPGMGTGDPDLYKAFMWRFWNLAHENGGRIGVVLPRSAFAAKGSELFRKAMFQKAASVDLTMVLNRAGWVFDEAEHRYTIAFVAIERGQSEGKTIGLRGPFAAKAVFDAGHEKAPARFAAAEILSWNDTASLPLLPTEQSLEVFAQLRKAPRLDLNDGKSWRARPDRELDATNQRNLMVFQEEQPDGCWPVFKGESFDLWESDRGSSTYYAWAEPTGAQDFIYHKRLRAGRSSRDSVHGEFSVAYRQDRRTLACHSPRIAVRDISRATDTRTVRAALVPQSVFLANTAPQVMWPRGDEQDQAFLLAVLSSRPLDWYARRYVETHVNYFVFNPLPVPRPLRTDRLWQRAVALSGRLAAPDERFAGWAEKVGVEHGPLAPDVKQDMIDELDAVVAHLYGLSEDQLRHIFETFHEGWDWEPRFQAVAKHFRNYEPKGNRLNAQGA